TAGTCCACGTAGCGAGACTACCTAATACCAAAGCGGAAAATGATGCAATACCAATGGTGAGGCGTGACTGTAAGGAAAATGGATCTATATTTATCCAAACTTTTATAATTTGCTTCACTATTCTGGTTGCACTTGATGGGTTTAATAAGGTTTGATCGATAAAATCAGACTGCTAAATATAAAGTTACTGTCAACCGCGACATCTTTAGTTATAGCTGATTTGAACTTACCTCTGTTGCATACCTACAGTGAAAAGTGCAGCTATTCCAAAAAGATTGCTAAATATTTTTATTTCATCGCTCTCTTAACTCTAGAAATCCTGTTCTAATAATAATCTAAATGCATTTAGTGGTAATTAAATTAATTTGCGCTGAGAATTACCTTAAAATGTTTAATATTATCTGCTTTTGGTTTGAGCGCAAGGGCTACTGGCAACAATTTTGGTTTTTCGAGACACGATAAATCGCCGTCTCTACAAGTGTTTTGGGTTTATCTGAACTGTATTGCTCTTGAATAATTATCTTGATTACTAAATTTTTTACCTCCGTTACTTGCAAACTGCTATATCTTTTTTATGATTTGGCAAATTGGCAACTCTGAGAAAATTAACTATGTTATTTTCAATGCTATACAAGGTGTATTTGCACTTTCAAGCTATTTAGACGGGCTGCAACCCGTCTTTATTTATCGCTAGTTTTCTTGAACCGCTCGCGGAAGCTCTTAATAGGGTTGGATAGGGAGCCTGCATACCACCACAGAGAAGCAAGCTACACCCCATGTCTCGCTTCTTGGATTTCCCTAAGGGAACTCCAAGAAATAAATTATCCAATATTGTGGGGTGGGCAACATGAGTGCCCAGTTTATATGGCGAGCAAGATGCCCACCCCACAAGAGTTAATTGGATATTTTTTTATTTTTCAGTCCCTAAGTGGAGGAGTGGTGTGGATTAGGCGAATTTATCAACAAGTGCCTAAAATCACAGCCAGCCACTTTTCAAACAACTTCATGAAAGCGGATGCAGTATTGTTAAATGAAAACTATGTCTGGTTTCAGTTTTCAGATACCGTTCTTGCAAAGGTTGCCACTGCTGCCACGACTGGTAACGATTTTCAGTTAACAAAGTAGCAAGGGTGGGCAACTGAGTCTGAATTTCTGACTTGAAAACATCTGTCAGCCAGTCAGTTAAAACTGCACTATCTTGCATCGTACCCAAAATTTCTTGGATATTTTTCACTTCTTCAATATAAGCTGCGTAAGACTCACCATATAAGTCACTAAATAACTCCATTTGGTAGCGTACACGTTTCGCTTCTTTTCGCAGACTATGAAGACTTTCGCCTTCTGTCGTCAATTGTTGTTCTATCTTTTCTGGTTCCCAATTTTTCTGGATTTTAACTTCTGAGTTGACAAATTCAGTGCCAACTAGCCAACCTGGATGCAATAATAAGTTACTCACTTCTGGTAAAAGTAAGTCTGGTAAAACTTGCTGAATCGTGACAGATCCCAAAGGTTGATAATTGGGTTTCTCTAACCATTTATCTAAGGCATTTTTTAGAGACTTGTAAGATTCATCTTTTAACGTTTTCTGTACACTCGATAGTACATCTTCACGTTGTTTAGCTAAGGCTGTGAAAGCTGTTTGCAAAGATTCTTGCTCTTTGCGGGGTAAGTTTGGTTTGTAATTGTTTTCCAAACTTTCTTTGAGTACATCTAAATCTCGCAGATTACCAAGACGACGGGCTATTTTACCAATATTTTTATCGCTGATTGGTTTGGATACATCCACCGCGAGTCCAAACCGAGTGACGGCTGTCCGTAGGCGACGCATTCCCACTCGCATTTGATGCAGCGCTTCTGGATCTTCATCTTTCTTAACTGATTTTTCATACTTCAAGGTTTTCTTAAAGTGTTTTTGAATCGCTTGGTAGGCGTAGTCCCCTAGAGTTTTTACCGTGGGTTGTGTAGCTAATTTCATAATTGATCTGAATGACTACCTCATGAGGTTATTGCATAATAACATTAGTTAAAAATTTGCATATATTTTTGATATGTTTTTATGCAATAAGATTGCTAAGTATCTTTATGGCTATTGATAATTTTATAGCCTTTGATAAATATGTATTATCTATCAAAGGTCGCAATAGTATAGCTAATCCTGGCTATTTGATCTGAACTATAGCTATTGGAAGATTATTAAAGAGGTTGGGTGGATAATAATAGCACGATTTGCATTTTTGTAACTGCCGAGATAATTTCGAATACCCGATTCGCATTGTATAAATCAAGTTTTCTTGACTTTTGTAGATAATTTTAAAGAACAAAGAGAAGAGTTATCGAAAATGTCGGTAACATATCAGAAGTATTTATGCTTGAGGTTAGATGAAACCTCAAGTATTCAGCGTCTATCTTTGGTTGATACTGATAGATTTACAGATGATCAACAATTTCGAGTAGCAAAGTTTATCAATTTAAAATTGATAATAAATTTGGATGGGTAATCCTTCCTGCTGTATGCGGTAATTTTAAATGTTAGTAGAAATTGCTTGTACGGGACAGCTAGGGATACATTGTTCGCAGACGATACACCGCGATCGCGTGAATGTCAATTTGTACGTGTCTGGGTGGAGGGTGAGGGCTTCGGTAGGACAAACCCCAGTACACAAACCACAGTGGACACACGCATCCTCGTCGATCGCAATTTCGCCTAATGTAGAAGACACGTTAACATGGCGCGATCGCATCCACTCAATAGCCGCATCTAATTGATCGATATCTCCCGATAGCTCTACTACTAGTTTACCAATTTGATTTGGAGCAACTTGGGCGCGGATAATATTGGCAGCGACGTTGAACTCTTTAGCCAGTACATAAGTGACTGGCATTTGCACAGCGCGTTTCGGGAAGGTAAGCGTGACTCGTTTTTTCACAGGTTTAGCAGAAGGTTTTTTCTGTTGTAGCGTATTGAGAGTTTTATAAGAAGAATTCAGAATTCAGAATTCAGGAGTCAGAATTCTGTACGAGTGGGTGATAGCGTAGCGGTAGCGAGTATTTTCGAGCTACTGATATCTTGCACCAGGCGACTGGAAGTCGCGGCTACACAGACAAAACCCGCCTGCGCGGGTTGAAAACCTTAATTTTGCATTAGTCCGCGTAGGCGGACTTTGTTTGTATAGCCGCGATTTCTAATCGCCAGGGCTAGGTGCAAGATATCAGGCTACGCGCTTTCGCCCACCAGGGGCGAAAAAAATTAAAATATTCTCGCCTGAAAACTCTATCCCTTTATGGGTAGAGTTTTCTGAATTCTGAATTCTGTATTCTGACTCCTGTTTTATGATTACTTTAATTGATGTTGCAATTTAAGTTTATTGTTTGTTATCTGTTGTATCCATTTTAATTGGGAAAGCTTTTAACATGAAAATATTAGTTGTAGAAGATGATGAGTTAAATGCCTATACACTCACAGCCGTTTTGACTAATCAAAACTATGCGGTTGAAATTGCTACTGATGGTGATGCTGCTTGGGATTTTATTCAAACTTATGATTATGATTTAATCCTCCTGGATGTAGTACTGCCGAAACTGGATGGCATTAGTCTTTGTCGTCAAATCCGGTCTAGTGGTCTGCAAATGCCAATATTATTATTGACAGGGCGCGATAGTAGTCATGAAAAAGCGATCGGGCTAGATGCAGGCGCAGATGACTATGTAGTTAAACCCTTTGACGAAGAAGAGTTAATTGCTCGGATCAGGGCGCTGTTGCGTCGCAAAGGCGTAACTTCCCAGCCTGTGCTGGAGTATGGTAAGTTGCAGCTAGACCCTAGTAGCTGTGAAGTAATTTATGCTGGAAATCTACTAACACTTACTCCAAAAGAGTATGCTCTGTTAGAACTATTCTTACGAAATACTCGCCGGGTTTTCAGTTGCGGGATGATTTTAGAACATCTTTGGTGTTATGAAGATACTCCACAAGAAGAAGCTGTTCGCACTCATATCAAAGGATTACGGCACAAACTCAAAGCTGTAGGAGCGCCCAGTGATTTGGTTGAAACAGTTTATGGTATTGGCTATCGGCTGAAATCACTGGCAGAGGAAGAGAAGAGGGGGGCAAGGGGGCAGGCAAAATCCTCGGTTTCAAATCTCAAATCACAGCAGCAAACATTAATGGCAGTTGCGGAAATTTGGCAACGATTTCAAGGGCGAGTGGATGAGCAAGTGAGGGTGTTAGAGGATGCGATCGCAACTTTAAATCAAAATACTTTAAGTTCCGAATTACTTTCTCTTGCGGTTAAAGAGGCTCATACATTGGCGGGATCTTTAGGTACTTTTGGCTTACCTATTGGCTCAAAATTGGCACGCAATATCGAACTGTTGCTGAGTTCTGGCAAAATCTTGAGTCAATCTGAGATTAGTAGCCTCGAAAATTGGGTAAAGTTATTGCGTCGGGAAATTAACGGAAAAAACGCAGGGGAAATATCTACATTGCCAACCCCACAGGTATTAGAAACAGTAACGCAACCGCTACAAAATGACTCATATCCAGAAACTAAAATATTGGTTGTGGATGACGATCCGCAAATTCAAGCATTGTTACAAACCTTACTTAGTCCTTGGGGACTGAAAGCGATCGCTCTTGAAGATCCACGTCATTTCTGGGAAACCTTGGAAGTTGTTACGCCAGATATGCTAATTCTGGATGTGGAATTACCTTATACAAATGGTATAGAACTTTGCCAATTGGTACGCAACGAGCCGCGCTGGAGTGAGTTACCCATCTTATTCCTCACCGTGCATAGCGATGCCGAAATGGTAAATCAGGTGTTTAGCGTTGGTGCTGATGACTTTGTAAGCAAGCCCATTGTCGGGCCAGAACTAGTAACCCGGATCGTTAATCGCTTAGAACGAATGAAATTGCGGCAACGGATGACGCAGGGGGACAGGGGAGCAGGGGGCAGGGAGCAGGGAGCAGGGGGAGTAAATTCTTCCTTGTCCCCCTCGTCCCCCTCATCCCCCGATGTACGAGCCATCAACGAACTGGAATTGAGAGTTGCAGAACGCACCGCTGAGTTAATTAGAGTCAATCAACAGTTGCAGTCACAACTCGATGAACGTCAACGGACACAAGGCGAGTTACGGTTCTCTCAAGCAAGATTTGCACGGATTTTAGATATTGCTGATGATGCAATTATTTCCATCAACGGATTCCAAAGGATTACCTTGTTTAATCAAGGAGCAGAGAAAATTTTCGGCTATTCTGCCCAAGAAGTGATTGGTAAGGGTCTTGATTTGCTCTTACCGCAGCGCTTTTTTCAAGTGCATCGTCAACACGTCGTTGACTTTGGCCAATCTCCCAATGTTGCCCGTCGGATGGGAGAACGGCGGGAAATCTATGGTCGTCGTAAGGATGGTACTGAATTTCCAGCGGAGGCTTCCATCTCTAAAATAGATATGAGTGAGGAAATGTTTTATACGGTTATTTTACGAGATATCACAGAGCGCAAGCAAATTGAACGTATGAAAGATGAATTTGTCTCTGTTGTTAGTCATGAACTCCGCACACCTTTAACCTCGATTCACGGCTCTCTCGGAATGCTAGCTAGTGATTTGCTACCAACAGACTCAGAGCAGGGAAAACGCCTGCTGCAAATTGCTACTGATAGCAGCGAACGCCTAGTACGTTTAATCAACGACATCCTAGACATTGAGCGGATCGAGTCGGGTAAGGCGAAGATGGAACCAGAAATCTGTAATGTCGTTGATCTGATCGTTCAAGCCGTAAATGTCATGCAGCCTCTAGCTGACAAAGCAGGGGTGAAAGTATCGATTTCTGCCTTATCTGGCCAAGTATGGGCAGATAGCGATCGCATTGTCCAAACCTTGACTAATCTCCTGAGTAACGCCATTAAGTTTTCGTCTGCGGGATCTACGGTTTGCTTGGGGGCACAACAACAAGGGGATGAAGTTTTGTTGACAGTCAAAGATACAGGACGCGGTATCCCAACAGACAAACTTGAGAGTATCTTTGAGCGCTTTCAACAAATTGACTCTTCAGATTCACGCAACCATGATGGGACTGGTTTAGGTTTGGCAATTTGTAAGAGTATTATGCAACAGCACGGTGGACGCATTTGGGCTGAAAGTGTATTGGGCGAAGGTAGCACTTTTTACGTCACTCTACCGTTGTTTGAGGCTTTCCAAAATACTGATTTAGAAGACTCTTCTAACATCTCTGTCATTCATAGTGGTTGTGAGCAAATCATAAATAGCCAACTAAGTCAAGAGCCAGAACTTTTGACCAAAGGGCCTGTTACCACCAAGGAATTTGAACAACGGGCAATGGAGTTACTTCAGCAAATTACCCTGAACCAACAAAAGGATAGCAGTGATGACAACAAAGCAAATTCTAGTGGTTGATAACGAGCAGTATATCCAAGAAGTTACCAAGATTTGCTTGGAAACAGTGGCAGGCTGGAAAGTAGAGACAGCGAGTTCTGGCCAAGAGGGCATAATTAAAGCCCAGACTTATCAACCAGATGCCATTTTACTAGATGTGATGATGCCAGAGATGGATGGCATCGCGACCTTTGAAAAGTTACAAGCTAATTCATTAACTAAAGAGATTCCGGTAATTTTGTTAACTGCCAAAATCCAGGCTTCCGATCGCCGTCGCTATGCCCAAATGGGAATAGTTAGTGCGATCGCAAAACCATTCAATCCTCTAGAATTAGCTGCTGAAGTCGCCGCAGCCCTGGGTTGGAGTCTGGAAAAGTAGGTGAGATTAGTATCATTTCGGTAGGTTTGCCCATTTAAAAAACTAATAGTAGCGATCGCACTCACAACAGCCGTCAGTCAGCTTGTAGTATTAAGATTTACCCAAAAACTGATTAATTTGAAATTGCAGTTTTTCTCGTAATTGTTGCGCCTGTTGATAGGCTACTGCACGCCCTTTGTTTGAGTAGTTATCCAATTGTGCTGATTCTAAAGGGCCAATAAAGTAACGCAAACGAGTTCTCATTGCCCAAATTCCCATTGAGGGAAACATGAGTAAGACCAGCATCAAAGGCGATAAAGGCAAGAATGGTAATTTGACTAACCGTTGTAATTTTGTGAAATTAACAGCCCAAGGATGCAGAAATTCGCTGCCGATGCAAACTACTGGGAGAATAGGAATATGATAGCGATCGCTCAACTGAATAAAGCTGACATCAAACTTTTGTAGTTGATAGCGTCTTCTCCAACCTTTTGCAAGTCCGCGTATACCTTCGGGTGCATATAAGAGAATTTTACCTTCAGCCATTGCCGCCTCAAAATCATCGAATTCGGCTCGCACTCCACCTAAAACCTGTGACCATTTAGGCGGTAGCCACCAAATCACCCAAGGATGCTCAAATAATGCTGGACTTGCTATGGGTTGTAATACCCATCCTTTGGCTTCACTTAATAAATAACCTAAGGTCAAAAAGTCCCAAGGAAAACACATCCCGGCATGATT
This Nostoc sp. C052 DNA region includes the following protein-coding sequences:
- a CDS encoding NIL domain-containing protein gives rise to the protein MKKRVTLTFPKRAVQMPVTYVLAKEFNVAANIIRAQVAPNQIGKLVVELSGDIDQLDAAIEWMRSRHVNVSSTLGEIAIDEDACVHCGLCTGVCPTEALTLHPDTYKLTFTRSRCIVCEQCIPSCPVQAISTNI
- a CDS encoding response regulator, producing MKILVVEDDELNAYTLTAVLTNQNYAVEIATDGDAAWDFIQTYDYDLILLDVVLPKLDGISLCRQIRSSGLQMPILLLTGRDSSHEKAIGLDAGADDYVVKPFDEEELIARIRALLRRKGVTSQPVLEYGKLQLDPSSCEVIYAGNLLTLTPKEYALLELFLRNTRRVFSCGMILEHLWCYEDTPQEEAVRTHIKGLRHKLKAVGAPSDLVETVYGIGYRLKSLAEEEKRGARGQAKSSVSNLKSQQQTLMAVAEIWQRFQGRVDEQVRVLEDAIATLNQNTLSSELLSLAVKEAHTLAGSLGTFGLPIGSKLARNIELLLSSGKILSQSEISSLENWVKLLRREINGKNAGEISTLPTPQVLETVTQPLQNDSYPETKILVVDDDPQIQALLQTLLSPWGLKAIALEDPRHFWETLEVVTPDMLILDVELPYTNGIELCQLVRNEPRWSELPILFLTVHSDAEMVNQVFSVGADDFVSKPIVGPELVTRIVNRLERMKLRQRMTQGDRGAGGREQGAGGVNSSLSPSSPSSPDVRAINELELRVAERTAELIRVNQQLQSQLDERQRTQGELRFSQARFARILDIADDAIISINGFQRITLFNQGAEKIFGYSAQEVIGKGLDLLLPQRFFQVHRQHVVDFGQSPNVARRMGERREIYGRRKDGTEFPAEASISKIDMSEEMFYTVILRDITERKQIERMKDEFVSVVSHELRTPLTSIHGSLGMLASDLLPTDSEQGKRLLQIATDSSERLVRLINDILDIERIESGKAKMEPEICNVVDLIVQAVNVMQPLADKAGVKVSISALSGQVWADSDRIVQTLTNLLSNAIKFSSAGSTVCLGAQQQGDEVLLTVKDTGRGIPTDKLESIFERFQQIDSSDSRNHDGTGLGLAICKSIMQQHGGRIWAESVLGEGSTFYVTLPLFEAFQNTDLEDSSNISVIHSGCEQIINSQLSQEPELLTKGPVTTKEFEQRAMELLQQITLNQQKDSSDDNKANSSG
- a CDS encoding DUF3616 domain-containing protein yields the protein MSVTYQKYLCLRLDETSSIQRLSLVDTDRFTDDQQFRVAKFINLKLIINLDG
- a CDS encoding response regulator, translated to MTTKQILVVDNEQYIQEVTKICLETVAGWKVETASSGQEGIIKAQTYQPDAILLDVMMPEMDGIATFEKLQANSLTKEIPVILLTAKIQASDRRRYAQMGIVSAIAKPFNPLELAAEVAAALGWSLEK
- a CDS encoding CHAD domain-containing protein gives rise to the protein MKLATQPTVKTLGDYAYQAIQKHFKKTLKYEKSVKKDEDPEALHQMRVGMRRLRTAVTRFGLAVDVSKPISDKNIGKIARRLGNLRDLDVLKESLENNYKPNLPRKEQESLQTAFTALAKQREDVLSSVQKTLKDESYKSLKNALDKWLEKPNYQPLGSVTIQQVLPDLLLPEVSNLLLHPGWLVGTEFVNSEVKIQKNWEPEKIEQQLTTEGESLHSLRKEAKRVRYQMELFSDLYGESYAAYIEEVKNIQEILGTMQDSAVLTDWLTDVFKSEIQTQLPTLATLLTENRYQSWQQWQPLQERYLKTETRHSFHLTILHPLS
- a CDS encoding 1-acyl-sn-glycerol-3-phosphate acyltransferase, with the protein product MINQHSENLLNSQLENAPGKGYIFSWFDWFCLWYPPGWLILFNRHWQYYHADPDGWNWLEYGLFLIPGGFYLAILSRWLRLGFRSPRKEVGEFDPKYQQAFRSEILAPIVKYYFRGELQQVENLPLTGPLIVAMNHAGMCFPWDFLTLGYLLSEAKGWVLQPIASPALFEHPWVIWWLPPKWSQVLGGVRAEFDDFEAAMAEGKILLYAPEGIRGLAKGWRRRYQLQKFDVSFIQLSDRYHIPILPVVCIGSEFLHPWAVNFTKLQRLVKLPFLPLSPLMLVLLMFPSMGIWAMRTRLRYFIGPLESAQLDNYSNKGRAVAYQQAQQLREKLQFQINQFLGKS